The Leptospirales bacterium genome includes a window with the following:
- the rpsI gene encoding 30S ribosomal protein S9, protein MAKDIFTVGRRKNAIARVKLSPGKGELLINGRKPEEYFRVGRMLSQATEGLRLTGSGEKYDLHVYVQGGGISGQAGAVRMGIARALQLHDQSLRAPLKKAGMLMRDSRMVERKKYGLHKARRGTQFSKR, encoded by the coding sequence ATGGCAAAAGATATCTTCACTGTAGGTCGTCGGAAAAACGCCATTGCGCGGGTCAAACTGTCGCCAGGCAAGGGCGAACTACTGATCAACGGCCGCAAGCCAGAGGAGTACTTCCGCGTTGGCCGTATGCTGAGTCAGGCTACTGAGGGTCTGCGTCTGACTGGCAGCGGCGAAAAGTATGATCTGCATGTCTATGTTCAAGGCGGCGGCATCAGCGGCCAGGCCGGCGCGGTCCGCATGGGAATCGCTCGAGCGCTGCAGCTGCACGATCAATCGCTGCGCGCCCCCCTGAAAAAAGCCGGTATGCTGATGCGCGACTCGCGGATGGTGGAGCGCAAAAAATACGGCCTGCATAAAGCGCGGCGCGGAACGCAATTCTCCAAGCGCTAA
- the rplM gene encoding 50S ribosomal protein L13 codes for MATYLASQRTRFTRNEDVKKQWIMIDAEGETLGRLAGRLAHRLRGKHRADYAPHQDIGDQIIVVNAGRMKTTGKKMEQKVYYKHSLYPGGLKTANLRARMNENPVFVLETAVKRMLPKGPLGRKLMRNIRIFADAEHPHKAQQAERWKPVFK; via the coding sequence ATGGCAACCTATCTGGCTTCGCAGAGAACTCGTTTCACTCGAAACGAAGACGTAAAAAAGCAATGGATTATGATTGATGCTGAGGGCGAAACCCTTGGCCGCCTGGCCGGTCGCCTTGCCCACCGCCTGCGCGGCAAGCATCGCGCCGACTACGCGCCTCATCAGGATATTGGCGATCAGATCATCGTAGTCAATGCCGGACGGATGAAGACCACCGGCAAGAAGATGGAGCAGAAGGTCTACTACAAGCACTCGCTCTATCCGGGCGGACTGAAAACGGCTAATCTGCGGGCGCGGATGAATGAGAATCCGGTCTTTGTACTGGAGACCGCCGTAAAGCGCATGCTGCCAAAGGGACCGCTGGGCCGTAAGCTGATGCGAAACATTCGCATATTTGCTGATGCCGAGCACCCGCACAAGGCGCAGCAGGCGGAGCGCTGGAAGCCTGTATTCAAGTAA